A window from Gopherus evgoodei ecotype Sinaloan lineage chromosome 24, rGopEvg1_v1.p, whole genome shotgun sequence encodes these proteins:
- the LOC115639479 gene encoding NACHT, LRR and PYD domains-containing protein 3-like isoform X2, which yields MASNQWAVVSKDNIVAFRKHMDNYTSGELKRLSEHFRPDLVYVLENDIFTVLQELTSRHIITAQQAQDYCDLERNHDSARAAEKLADDILAMNQAAGLGLWECLFALQSRWAHPNLHGMLEEIIQNGQNLLKENLLNENGHALDAELKVYQKKHKDNLCDLTWMMKENRSSETSQGPQPPSISSHYVELKVVSDCHFRQQTHQEHEALAAAGELNEYHLQRRMKSELERITPDRLFRWCFRTRHVPLSVMVSGVAGVGKTTLVQKFIFDWATGKHYQKFAFVFFFKFRDLNAIIEKRSLESLICQTYPHLRDKLPRVLEDPEKLLFIFDGLDESKTDLKLNRGGSQELCRNPEDVKPVTVIVTSLLKQTLLKGCSVLLTSRPSKLSSLEAGVFHRVASIVGFLSKERERYFSMFFGDERVSREAFTYVRDSQVLYTLCYNPSYCWITCTALKPCFTAKAGRPQPAPKTVTQLFVSYVTHIMTNHTQERPEPQRMRDTLISVGWLAEYGITNHILVFDLKYLQDFNVEFSPFLTGFLVENPQTDDSSQVTYSFLHLTIQEFFAALVHYLDYKEDKFRDTMAKSRSCKEGDYEIFSRFRAGLSHPATKMPLERYVGKFSAETTRKVIGWLSEMNYEELQSPEEPEGKRRLMNIFNLFFESQNSQLVHDVVGKAAHMDFSDLYLMPVDCTVLAYVLSCCEEIQRLTLDSCFIQSEGLERLRAELHKVRELSLLDNDLKDPTMKDICKALEHQNCRLEALSLGRNAFTEQCCEELASALAENRTLLSLELKKNKLRTMGLSYLLRVFESPECKIRKLGLQGTGLSDESCGSLCSALSKNSSLRHLNLSANMFTDRCAEEVHLLILTCPSLTEIRLGLNDFSPEVEKQLKNVQREGLDIRF from the exons ATGGCTTCCAACCAATGGGCTGTGGTGAGCAAAG ATAATATTGTAGCCTTCAGAAAACACATGGATAATTATACATCTGGGGAGCTGAAGAGGCTGAGCGAGCACTTCCGCCCTGACCTGGTCTACGTCCTTGAGAACGACATTTTCACTGTGCTGCAGGAACTCACCAGCAGACACATCATCACTGCTCAGCAGGCCCAG GATTACTGTGACTTGGAGAGGAACCACGACTCAGCCCGTGCTGCAGAGAAGCTGGCAGATGACATTTTGGCTATGaaccaggctgcagggctgggtcTCTGGGAGTGTCTGTTTGCTCTGCAAAGCAGGTGGGCTCACCCCAATCTCCATGGGATGCTGGAGGAAATCATTCAGAATG gtcaAAATCTGTTAAAGGAAAATCTCCTGAATGAAAATGGGCACGCTCTTGATGCTGAACTGAAAG TTTACCAAAAAAAGCACAAAGATAATCTCTGTGACCTGACATGGATGATGAAGGAAAACAGGAGCTCAGAGACATCGCAGGGACCTCAGCCTCCCTCCATCTCTAGCCACTATGTGGAGCTGAAGGTTGTCTCAGATTGTCACTTCAGGCAGCAGACACACCAGGAGCATGAGGCCCTGGCAGCGGCTGGGGAGCTGAATGAATATCATCTCCAGAGGAGAATGAAGAGTGAGCTGGAGCGCATCACCCCTGACAGGCTTTTCCGCTGGTGCTTTCGAACCCGCCATGTCCCCCTGTCTGTGATGGTGAGCGGAGTAGCCGGCGTGGGCAAGACAACCCTGGTGCAGAAGTTCATCTTTGACTGGGCAACGGGGAAGCACTACCAGAAATttgcctttgttttcttcttcaagtTCCGAGACCTGAACGCTATTATTGAGAAGAGGAGCCTAGAATCTCTGATCTGTCAAACATATCCACACCTCCGGGACAAGCTCCCTAGAGTCCTGGAAGACCCTGAGAAGTTGCTCTTCATCTTTGATGGCTTGGATGAGAGCAAGACTGATTTGAAATTAAACAGAGGTGGATCCCAGGAGCTGTGTAGGAATCCAGAGGATGTGAAGCCAGTTACTGTGATTGTCACCAGCCTGCTGAAACAGACTCTGCTGAAGGGATGTTCTGTGCTGCTCACCAGCCGCCCCAGTAAGTTAAGCAGTTTGGAGGCTGGAGTCTTCCATAGAGTGGCCAGTATTGTGGGCTTCCTCTCCAAGGAAAGGGAAAGATACTTTTCCATGTTCTTTGGAGATGAGCGAGTCTCCAGGGAGGCCTTCACATATGTGAGGGACAGTCAGGTTCTGTACACGTTGTGCTACAACCCGTCTTATTGCTGGATCACATGCACGGCCCTGAAACCCTGCTTCACTGCCAAGGCAGGGAGACCACAGCCTGCACCCAAAACAGTGACCCAGCTCTTTGTCAGCTACGTCACCCATATTATGACCAATCATACACAGGAGCGGCCTGAGCCTCAGAGGATGCGAGATACATTGATAAGTGTCGGATGGTTGGCTGAATACGGCATCACAAACCACATTCTAGTCTTTGATCTGAAGTATTTACAGGATTTCAATGTGGAGTTTTCTCCATTCCTCACTGGCTTCTTGGTGGAGAACCCTCAAACCGAtgactcttcccaggtgacctacTCCTTCCTTCACCTCACCATCCAGGAGTTCTTTGCTGCCCTCGTGCATTACCTAGATTACAAGGAGGACAAGTTCAGAGACACAATGGCTAAATCCAGGTCATGTAAGGAAGGTGACTATGAGATCTTCTCTCGCTTCCGGGCTGGGCTCTCCCATCCTGCAACCAAGATGCCCCTGGAGAGATATGTGGGGAAGTTCTCTGCAGAGACAACTCGCAAGGTTATTGGGTGGCTCAGTGAGATGAACTATGAAGAGCTGCAAAGCCCAGAAGAGCCcgaggggaagaggaggctgaTGAACATATTCAATTTGTTTTTTGAATCCCAGAACAGCCAACTTGTGCATGATGTGGTGGGTAAAGCTGCCCATATGGACTTCTCTGACTTATACCTCATGCCAGTGGATTGCACAGTCCTTGCTTATGTGTTGAGTTGCTGTGAAGAAATACAGCGCCTAACCCTAGATTCCTGCTTCATCCAGAGCGAGGGTCTGGAGCGACTCAGAGCTGAGCTGCACAAAGTCAGAGAACTGAG TCTCCTGGATAACGATCTGAAGGATCCTACAATGAAGGATATTTGCAAGGCCCTAGAGCACCAGAACTGTCGGCTAGAGGCTCTGAG CCTAGGGAGGAACGCGTTCACTGAACAGTGCTGTGAAGAACTGGCATCTGCCCTTGCGGAAAACCGGACCCTCCTGAGTCTCGAACTCAAGAAGAATAAACTGCGGACAATGGGCCTTTCTTACCTGTTAAGGGTGTTTGAGTCCCCAGAGTGCAAGATTCGGAAATTAGG
- the LOC115639479 gene encoding NACHT, LRR and PYD domains-containing protein 3-like isoform X1, with protein sequence MTPLGAACVRWGSLPCWCPCCTHSAVRWPGCGVQETSQQRKSRVNKMASNQWAVVSKDNIVAFRKHMDNYTSGELKRLSEHFRPDLVYVLENDIFTVLQELTSRHIITAQQAQDYCDLERNHDSARAAEKLADDILAMNQAAGLGLWECLFALQSRWAHPNLHGMLEEIIQNGQNLLKENLLNENGHALDAELKVYQKKHKDNLCDLTWMMKENRSSETSQGPQPPSISSHYVELKVVSDCHFRQQTHQEHEALAAAGELNEYHLQRRMKSELERITPDRLFRWCFRTRHVPLSVMVSGVAGVGKTTLVQKFIFDWATGKHYQKFAFVFFFKFRDLNAIIEKRSLESLICQTYPHLRDKLPRVLEDPEKLLFIFDGLDESKTDLKLNRGGSQELCRNPEDVKPVTVIVTSLLKQTLLKGCSVLLTSRPSKLSSLEAGVFHRVASIVGFLSKERERYFSMFFGDERVSREAFTYVRDSQVLYTLCYNPSYCWITCTALKPCFTAKAGRPQPAPKTVTQLFVSYVTHIMTNHTQERPEPQRMRDTLISVGWLAEYGITNHILVFDLKYLQDFNVEFSPFLTGFLVENPQTDDSSQVTYSFLHLTIQEFFAALVHYLDYKEDKFRDTMAKSRSCKEGDYEIFSRFRAGLSHPATKMPLERYVGKFSAETTRKVIGWLSEMNYEELQSPEEPEGKRRLMNIFNLFFESQNSQLVHDVVGKAAHMDFSDLYLMPVDCTVLAYVLSCCEEIQRLTLDSCFIQSEGLERLRAELHKVRELSLLDNDLKDPTMKDICKALEHQNCRLEALSLGRNAFTEQCCEELASALAENRTLLSLELKKNKLRTMGLSYLLRVFESPECKIRKLGLQGTGLSDESCGSLCSALSKNSSLRHLNLSANMFTDRCAEEVHLLILTCPSLTEIRLGLNDFSPEVEKQLKNVQREGLDIRF encoded by the exons ATGACCCCTCTTGGGGCAGCGTGCGTGCGGTGGGGCAGCTTGCCCTGTTGGTGCCCCTGCTGTACTCATTCTGCAGTGAGATGGCCAGGTTGCGGTGTCCAGGAG ACTTCTCAACAACGCAAGAGCAGAGTGAATAAAATGGCTTCCAACCAATGGGCTGTGGTGAGCAAAG ATAATATTGTAGCCTTCAGAAAACACATGGATAATTATACATCTGGGGAGCTGAAGAGGCTGAGCGAGCACTTCCGCCCTGACCTGGTCTACGTCCTTGAGAACGACATTTTCACTGTGCTGCAGGAACTCACCAGCAGACACATCATCACTGCTCAGCAGGCCCAG GATTACTGTGACTTGGAGAGGAACCACGACTCAGCCCGTGCTGCAGAGAAGCTGGCAGATGACATTTTGGCTATGaaccaggctgcagggctgggtcTCTGGGAGTGTCTGTTTGCTCTGCAAAGCAGGTGGGCTCACCCCAATCTCCATGGGATGCTGGAGGAAATCATTCAGAATG gtcaAAATCTGTTAAAGGAAAATCTCCTGAATGAAAATGGGCACGCTCTTGATGCTGAACTGAAAG TTTACCAAAAAAAGCACAAAGATAATCTCTGTGACCTGACATGGATGATGAAGGAAAACAGGAGCTCAGAGACATCGCAGGGACCTCAGCCTCCCTCCATCTCTAGCCACTATGTGGAGCTGAAGGTTGTCTCAGATTGTCACTTCAGGCAGCAGACACACCAGGAGCATGAGGCCCTGGCAGCGGCTGGGGAGCTGAATGAATATCATCTCCAGAGGAGAATGAAGAGTGAGCTGGAGCGCATCACCCCTGACAGGCTTTTCCGCTGGTGCTTTCGAACCCGCCATGTCCCCCTGTCTGTGATGGTGAGCGGAGTAGCCGGCGTGGGCAAGACAACCCTGGTGCAGAAGTTCATCTTTGACTGGGCAACGGGGAAGCACTACCAGAAATttgcctttgttttcttcttcaagtTCCGAGACCTGAACGCTATTATTGAGAAGAGGAGCCTAGAATCTCTGATCTGTCAAACATATCCACACCTCCGGGACAAGCTCCCTAGAGTCCTGGAAGACCCTGAGAAGTTGCTCTTCATCTTTGATGGCTTGGATGAGAGCAAGACTGATTTGAAATTAAACAGAGGTGGATCCCAGGAGCTGTGTAGGAATCCAGAGGATGTGAAGCCAGTTACTGTGATTGTCACCAGCCTGCTGAAACAGACTCTGCTGAAGGGATGTTCTGTGCTGCTCACCAGCCGCCCCAGTAAGTTAAGCAGTTTGGAGGCTGGAGTCTTCCATAGAGTGGCCAGTATTGTGGGCTTCCTCTCCAAGGAAAGGGAAAGATACTTTTCCATGTTCTTTGGAGATGAGCGAGTCTCCAGGGAGGCCTTCACATATGTGAGGGACAGTCAGGTTCTGTACACGTTGTGCTACAACCCGTCTTATTGCTGGATCACATGCACGGCCCTGAAACCCTGCTTCACTGCCAAGGCAGGGAGACCACAGCCTGCACCCAAAACAGTGACCCAGCTCTTTGTCAGCTACGTCACCCATATTATGACCAATCATACACAGGAGCGGCCTGAGCCTCAGAGGATGCGAGATACATTGATAAGTGTCGGATGGTTGGCTGAATACGGCATCACAAACCACATTCTAGTCTTTGATCTGAAGTATTTACAGGATTTCAATGTGGAGTTTTCTCCATTCCTCACTGGCTTCTTGGTGGAGAACCCTCAAACCGAtgactcttcccaggtgacctacTCCTTCCTTCACCTCACCATCCAGGAGTTCTTTGCTGCCCTCGTGCATTACCTAGATTACAAGGAGGACAAGTTCAGAGACACAATGGCTAAATCCAGGTCATGTAAGGAAGGTGACTATGAGATCTTCTCTCGCTTCCGGGCTGGGCTCTCCCATCCTGCAACCAAGATGCCCCTGGAGAGATATGTGGGGAAGTTCTCTGCAGAGACAACTCGCAAGGTTATTGGGTGGCTCAGTGAGATGAACTATGAAGAGCTGCAAAGCCCAGAAGAGCCcgaggggaagaggaggctgaTGAACATATTCAATTTGTTTTTTGAATCCCAGAACAGCCAACTTGTGCATGATGTGGTGGGTAAAGCTGCCCATATGGACTTCTCTGACTTATACCTCATGCCAGTGGATTGCACAGTCCTTGCTTATGTGTTGAGTTGCTGTGAAGAAATACAGCGCCTAACCCTAGATTCCTGCTTCATCCAGAGCGAGGGTCTGGAGCGACTCAGAGCTGAGCTGCACAAAGTCAGAGAACTGAG TCTCCTGGATAACGATCTGAAGGATCCTACAATGAAGGATATTTGCAAGGCCCTAGAGCACCAGAACTGTCGGCTAGAGGCTCTGAG CCTAGGGAGGAACGCGTTCACTGAACAGTGCTGTGAAGAACTGGCATCTGCCCTTGCGGAAAACCGGACCCTCCTGAGTCTCGAACTCAAGAAGAATAAACTGCGGACAATGGGCCTTTCTTACCTGTTAAGGGTGTTTGAGTCCCCAGAGTGCAAGATTCGGAAATTAGG